One genomic region from Shewanella aestuarii encodes:
- a CDS encoding IS4 family transposase yields MIDKHQQWAEQQFGQVNLGDPRRTSRLVKLASTLAANPGKPIVNISQSPADMEGAYRFIRNENIEASTIAEAGFKATATGAQQHNLLLALEDTTNIVYSHRSIREELGHINQGNRHRGLLAHSIVLFAPESSEVVGLIEQQRWTRDINTRGKRRTKTPVPYSEKESYKWERASRNMAKRLGDNLDKVISVCDREADIYDYLQYKLNNQQRFVVRSMMSRHIEEGEHKLFHYASELTSAGQKRIHIAQKAGRKARTATLDITFSAVTLKVPSNKKGGSLPVYYVGCEERGNSDSNLNWHLITNEPIHTKEDALNIVSHYEHRWLVEEYHKVWKTDGTDIESSRLQSLSNVERLVTINAFIATRILQLKFAHSHATNVSCEQVLTPKAWKLLWLKQIKTPLPDSPPNMHWAYAELAKLGGWKDTKRTGRASVKVLWQGWFKLQTILEGYELAKSLESNL; encoded by the coding sequence ATGATTGATAAACACCAACAGTGGGCAGAGCAACAGTTTGGTCAAGTAAATTTAGGTGATCCCAGAAGAACCTCTCGTTTGGTAAAGTTAGCGTCAACCTTAGCTGCTAACCCTGGAAAACCAATTGTGAATATTAGTCAGTCACCTGCCGATATGGAAGGAGCCTATCGGTTCATACGTAATGAAAATATAGAAGCATCCACCATTGCAGAAGCGGGATTTAAGGCCACCGCAACGGGCGCGCAACAACACAATCTGTTACTTGCTTTAGAAGATACCACGAATATCGTTTATAGCCATCGCTCTATTCGTGAGGAATTGGGCCATATTAACCAAGGCAACCGTCATCGTGGTTTGCTTGCTCACAGTATCGTCTTATTTGCACCAGAATCATCTGAAGTCGTTGGCCTTATTGAGCAGCAGCGATGGACACGAGATATAAATACACGAGGCAAACGACGAACTAAGACACCAGTACCTTATTCGGAAAAAGAGAGCTATAAGTGGGAGCGAGCTTCTCGCAACATGGCTAAACGGCTGGGAGATAACCTTGATAAGGTGATATCCGTTTGTGATCGTGAGGCCGACATCTATGATTATTTGCAGTATAAGCTGAACAATCAGCAGCGTTTTGTTGTCCGTTCGATGATGAGTAGACATATAGAAGAAGGTGAGCACAAACTATTTCACTATGCTTCTGAATTAACCAGTGCGGGTCAAAAGAGAATTCATATAGCTCAAAAAGCAGGACGAAAAGCCCGCACAGCAACGTTAGACATTACCTTCTCTGCGGTGACACTTAAAGTACCCTCGAATAAGAAAGGTGGATCATTGCCTGTTTATTATGTGGGTTGCGAGGAAAGAGGTAACTCAGACAGTAACCTAAACTGGCATTTAATCACCAACGAGCCAATACATACAAAAGAAGACGCCCTCAATATTGTCAGTCACTATGAACATCGCTGGCTCGTTGAGGAGTACCACAAAGTCTGGAAAACAGATGGCACCGACATCGAAAGCTCAAGACTGCAAAGTTTAAGTAATGTAGAAAGATTGGTGACTATAAACGCTTTTATAGCCACTCGAATTCTGCAACTAAAATTCGCTCATAGCCATGCAACAAACGTAAGTTGCGAGCAGGTTTTAACACCGAAAGCGTGGAAATTACTGTGGCTTAAACAAATAAAAACGCCACTTCCTGACTCCCCACCAAATATGCACTGGGCTTATGCAGAGTTAGCGAAACTAGGAGGTTGGAAAGATACAAAACGCACGGGGCGTGCGTCTGTAAAGGTATTATGGCAAGGATGGTTTAAGTTACAAACCATCCTTGAGGGCTACGAGTTAGCTAAGTCTCTTGAGTCAAACTTGTGA
- the pntB gene encoding Re/Si-specific NAD(P)(+) transhydrogenase subunit beta produces MSEGLVTASYIVAAVFFILSLAGLSKQETAKNGNLFGIIGMTIALGATILNPSTTGVVWIILAMVIGGAIGIRFALKVEMTEMPELVAILHSFVGMAAVLVGYNSFIDLHPQAVNEIVVAIGSDLNSTLATAEAAFIEANQAQHAEHLTGAMLNIHLVEVFLGVFIGAVTFTGSVVAFAKLRGLVSSKALMLPHRHKLNLVAVIVSLILMVVFVQSGGTMTPMLIMTLIAFAFGWHLVASIGGADMPVVVSMLNSYSGWAAAAAGFMLSNDLLIVVGALVGSSGAILSYIMCKAMNRSFISVIAGGFGSDGVAATGDEEQGEYRETTAEDVAEMLKSSDSVVITPGYGMAVAQAQYPVAEITRKLRDLGVKVRFGIHPVAGRLPGHMNVLLAEAKVPYDIVLEMDEINEDFSDTDTVLVIGANDTVNPAAMEDPNSPIAGMPVLEVWKAQNVIGFKRSMNTGYAGVQNPLFFKDNTQMLFGDAKDSVEAILKAL; encoded by the coding sequence GTGTCTGAAGGATTGGTAACAGCATCGTATATTGTCGCTGCAGTGTTTTTTATTCTCAGCCTAGCCGGGTTGTCGAAGCAAGAAACAGCTAAAAACGGCAATTTATTTGGCATCATAGGGATGACCATCGCGCTTGGCGCAACCATTTTAAACCCAAGCACTACTGGCGTAGTATGGATTATTTTAGCCATGGTAATAGGCGGTGCGATAGGCATACGTTTTGCACTTAAAGTTGAAATGACCGAAATGCCTGAGCTAGTAGCAATTTTGCATAGCTTTGTGGGTATGGCGGCGGTATTAGTCGGCTACAACAGCTTTATTGATTTGCACCCACAAGCGGTCAACGAAATCGTTGTCGCAATTGGTAGCGATCTCAATAGCACCCTAGCAACAGCTGAAGCAGCTTTTATTGAAGCTAATCAAGCACAACACGCCGAGCACTTAACTGGCGCAATGCTAAATATTCACCTTGTCGAAGTTTTCTTAGGGGTGTTTATTGGTGCAGTCACCTTTACGGGTTCTGTAGTGGCATTTGCGAAACTTCGCGGGCTTGTGTCATCAAAAGCATTAATGCTGCCACATCGCCACAAGTTAAACCTAGTGGCAGTGATCGTTTCATTAATCTTAATGGTGGTATTTGTGCAATCTGGCGGCACCATGACGCCAATGCTCATTATGACCTTAATTGCCTTCGCTTTCGGCTGGCACTTAGTGGCATCGATTGGCGGCGCGGATATGCCCGTTGTGGTATCTATGCTGAACTCATACTCAGGTTGGGCAGCAGCAGCGGCTGGCTTTATGCTATCAAACGATTTGTTAATCGTTGTAGGCGCATTAGTGGGCTCGTCTGGCGCGATCCTGTCTTACATCATGTGTAAAGCAATGAACCGTTCATTTATTTCGGTCATTGCAGGTGGCTTTGGCTCTGATGGCGTTGCGGCAACAGGTGATGAAGAACAAGGCGAATACCGTGAAACCACTGCTGAAGATGTGGCTGAAATGCTAAAAAGCTCAGACTCTGTAGTTATCACCCCAGGCTATGGCATGGCTGTTGCGCAAGCTCAGTATCCTGTGGCAGAAATTACTCGTAAACTTCGAGATTTAGGCGTGAAAGTGCGCTTTGGTATTCACCCTGTGGCTGGCCGTTTGCCAGGACATATGAACGTTCTGTTAGCAGAAGCAAAAGTGCCTTATGACATCGTATTAGAAATGGATGAAATCAACGAAGATTTTTCCGACACTGATACTGTGCTAGTTATTGGCGCCAATGACACAGTTAACCCGGCGGCGATGGAAGATCCAAATAGCCCTATTGCTGGCATGCCTGTACTTGAGGTGTGGAAAGCACAAAACGTGATTGGCTTTAAGCGTTCAATGAACACAGGCTATGCCGGTGTCCAAAATCCGCTATTCTTTAAAGACAACACCCAAATGCTGTTTGGTGATGCAAAAGATAGCGTAGAAGCGATTCTAAAAGCGCTGTAA
- a CDS encoding Re/Si-specific NAD(P)(+) transhydrogenase subunit alpha — MQIGIPRESIAGETRAAATPATVVQLIKLGFSVAIEAGAGKLSSFDDAAFEQAGAEVVESVWQADFIFKVNAPTDSEIEQMKSGTTLVSFIWPAQNPELVEKLSQKNITVMAMDMVPRISRAQSLDALSSMANIGGYRAVVEAAHEFGRFFTGQITAAGKVPPAKVLVIGAGVAGLAAIGAAGSLGAIVRAFDTRLEVAEQIESMGGEFLKLEFENTEGGSSDGYAKVMSDEFIAAEMALFAEQAKEVDIIITTALIPGRPAPKLITKDMVDSMKPGSVIVDLAAATGGNCEYTVSGEKFITDNGVKILGYTDLPGRLPAQSSQLYGTNLVNLMKLMCKEKDGNAVLNFDDVVMRNMTVTHNGEITFPPPAISVSAAPAKPAAPAPVQVEEKAPSKLKYILGAAGIAAFGMIASVAPAEFLSHFTVFVLSCVVGYYVVWNVSHSLHTPLMSVTNAISGIIVVGALLQIGQGSALVTALAFVAVLIASINIFGGFTVTQRMLKMFRKD; from the coding sequence ATGCAGATTGGAATACCGAGAGAAAGTATCGCTGGAGAGACGCGCGCAGCAGCGACGCCTGCTACCGTGGTACAACTAATAAAGCTCGGCTTTAGTGTGGCCATCGAGGCAGGAGCTGGAAAGTTATCAAGTTTTGATGACGCAGCATTTGAACAAGCTGGAGCAGAGGTTGTTGAAAGCGTGTGGCAAGCTGACTTTATTTTTAAAGTTAACGCACCAACCGACAGTGAAATAGAACAAATGAAGTCTGGCACGACCTTAGTCAGCTTTATTTGGCCAGCACAAAACCCTGAGTTGGTTGAAAAGCTATCACAAAAAAATATCACAGTGATGGCAATGGACATGGTGCCACGTATTTCACGCGCACAGTCATTAGATGCCCTATCATCTATGGCCAACATTGGCGGCTACCGTGCAGTCGTTGAAGCAGCCCACGAGTTTGGCCGTTTCTTTACTGGACAAATTACCGCAGCAGGAAAAGTGCCTCCGGCCAAAGTGTTAGTCATTGGTGCAGGTGTTGCAGGACTTGCCGCCATTGGCGCAGCGGGCTCACTGGGCGCTATCGTACGAGCATTTGATACCCGTTTAGAGGTGGCTGAGCAAATTGAGTCTATGGGTGGCGAGTTCTTAAAACTCGAATTTGAAAACACCGAAGGCGGTTCATCTGACGGTTACGCTAAAGTGATGTCAGACGAGTTTATTGCTGCTGAAATGGCACTGTTTGCCGAGCAAGCAAAGGAAGTGGATATTATTATCACCACCGCGCTTATCCCAGGCCGCCCTGCACCTAAGCTTATCACCAAAGATATGGTTGATAGCATGAAACCCGGTTCAGTGATTGTCGATTTAGCCGCTGCCACAGGAGGTAACTGTGAATATACCGTCAGCGGTGAGAAGTTCATTACCGACAATGGCGTTAAGATTTTAGGCTATACCGACTTACCGGGCCGCTTACCTGCGCAGTCATCACAGCTTTACGGCACAAACTTAGTTAACTTAATGAAGCTAATGTGCAAAGAAAAAGACGGCAATGCTGTGCTGAATTTTGATGATGTTGTGATGCGTAATATGACCGTCACTCATAATGGTGAAATTACCTTCCCGCCACCAGCAATTTCGGTATCCGCAGCCCCTGCTAAACCCGCTGCACCGGCACCGGTTCAAGTGGAAGAAAAAGCCCCATCGAAACTGAAATACATTTTAGGCGCAGCCGGTATTGCTGCTTTTGGCATGATAGCCTCGGTGGCACCAGCTGAGTTCTTATCGCACTTTACGGTATTTGTACTGTCATGTGTGGTGGGTTATTACGTGGTATGGAACGTTTCTCATTCACTGCATACCCCATTGATGTCAGTGACCAATGCGATTTCAGGGATCATCGTTGTCGGTGCCTTGTTGCAAATTGGTCAAGGATCAGCTTTGGTCACCGCATTAGCCTTTGTAGCTGTGCTTATTGCAAGTATTAACATCTTTGGCGGCTTTACCGTCACTCAGCGTATGCTGAAGATGTTCCGTAAAGATTAA
- a CDS encoding assimilatory sulfite reductase (NADPH) flavoprotein subunit has protein sequence MLLKELTALASPLSQGQVEKLKHLTSELSAVQLAWVSGYLAASANQGQTLSADVATQASVSQTITILYGSQTGNGRGVASELAAKAQAQGYTVNLASMGDYNVRQLKQETLLLAVVSTHGEGEAPDDAMELHKFLASKRAPKLDNLHYSVLALGDSSYEFYCQTGKDFDARFAALGAKQLLPLVECDVDYEQAAADWQDSVIDAVKPHIQSAGASVVSIASSQTASSEYTKQNPYTAEVLVSQKLTGRDSDRDVRHVEIDLGESGISYQVGDALGVWFSNNANLVDEIISSLALNAETEVTVAKETLSLSAALTDKKELTQLYPGLVKAWAELSGSAELLAIAEDKEQTRQFILNHQLADLVKTYPAKITAEQLVEVLRPLTPRLYSIASSQAEVDTEVHLTVALVEDERQGQARFGGASHFLASAEEGQAVKVYVEPNKHFRLPDDPQTPVIMVGPGTGVAPFRAFMQQRVADGVKGNSWLFFGNPHFEQDFLYQVEWQQYLKNGDLSRLDVAFSRDQADKVYVQHRITEQAEQVWQWLQNGAHVYICGDAERMAKDVHQALVNVAITQGGLSAEAAESYLEELRSNKRYQKDVY, from the coding sequence ATGTTGCTAAAAGAACTTACTGCATTAGCGTCTCCTTTGTCACAAGGACAAGTGGAAAAGCTAAAACATCTCACATCAGAATTATCTGCCGTTCAGCTCGCTTGGGTGAGTGGATATCTTGCTGCTAGCGCTAATCAGGGGCAAACCTTAAGTGCAGACGTAGCCACTCAAGCCAGTGTTAGCCAAACCATTACCATTTTGTATGGTAGCCAAACGGGCAATGGCCGTGGCGTGGCGTCTGAATTGGCGGCTAAAGCACAGGCACAAGGTTACACGGTGAACCTAGCATCAATGGGCGATTACAATGTGCGCCAGTTGAAACAAGAAACCTTATTATTGGCTGTGGTGAGCACACATGGCGAAGGCGAAGCACCTGATGATGCGATGGAACTGCACAAGTTTTTAGCATCAAAGCGCGCACCCAAATTAGATAACTTACATTATTCGGTATTGGCATTAGGTGATTCCAGCTATGAGTTTTACTGCCAAACCGGTAAAGACTTCGATGCTCGTTTTGCCGCATTAGGGGCCAAACAATTATTGCCGTTAGTTGAATGTGATGTTGATTACGAACAAGCTGCTGCTGATTGGCAAGACAGTGTGATTGATGCAGTTAAACCACACATTCAAAGTGCAGGCGCCAGCGTTGTGTCAATTGCGTCATCGCAAACAGCAAGCAGTGAATATACTAAGCAAAACCCTTACACCGCTGAAGTATTAGTGAGCCAAAAATTAACTGGCCGGGACTCAGACCGTGATGTTCGCCATGTTGAAATTGATTTAGGTGAATCAGGTATTTCATATCAGGTAGGCGACGCCTTAGGTGTTTGGTTTAGTAACAACGCTAATCTGGTAGATGAAATTATTTCTAGTTTAGCATTGAATGCAGAAACCGAAGTAACCGTTGCTAAAGAGACATTAAGTTTATCTGCAGCATTAACTGACAAAAAAGAATTAACTCAGCTTTACCCTGGGTTGGTAAAAGCATGGGCCGAGTTGAGTGGCAGTGCCGAGTTATTGGCTATTGCTGAAGACAAAGAGCAAACACGTCAGTTTATTCTTAATCATCAATTAGCTGATTTAGTTAAAACCTATCCGGCTAAAATAACAGCTGAACAATTGGTTGAAGTGTTACGTCCACTCACACCGCGTTTATATTCAATTGCCTCTAGCCAAGCTGAAGTTGATACCGAAGTCCATCTTACAGTGGCCTTAGTTGAAGATGAGCGCCAAGGCCAAGCACGTTTTGGTGGTGCATCTCACTTCTTAGCGTCAGCTGAAGAAGGCCAAGCTGTCAAAGTCTATGTCGAACCGAATAAACATTTCCGCTTACCAGACGATCCACAAACACCCGTCATTATGGTTGGCCCAGGTACTGGGGTCGCGCCCTTTAGAGCCTTTATGCAGCAACGTGTTGCTGATGGTGTTAAAGGCAATAGCTGGTTGTTTTTTGGTAACCCACACTTTGAACAGGACTTCTTGTATCAAGTTGAATGGCAACAGTATTTGAAAAATGGCGACTTAAGCCGTTTAGATGTGGCGTTCTCGCGTGATCAAGCCGACAAAGTTTATGTGCAGCATCGTATTACAGAGCAAGCCGAGCAAGTTTGGCAATGGTTGCAAAATGGTGCGCATGTTTACATTTGTGGTGATGCTGAGCGTATGGCAAAAGATGTCCATCAAGCACTCGTTAATGTGGCAATCACTCAAGGTGGATTAAGCGCTGAAGCGGCTGAAAGCTACTTAGAAGAATTACGCAGCAACAAGCGTTACCAAAAAGATGTTTATTAA
- the cysI gene encoding assimilatory sulfite reductase (NADPH) hemoprotein subunit: protein MSEQKLAINEYLKTDSNYLRGTIQEGLDTQVTGSFSDGDQQLIKFHGFYQQDDRDLRNERKEQKLEPLYSFMLRARVPGGICSPAQWLDVDKISSTLTTSNSIRLTTRQTFQYHGIPKRNLKTLIQGLDRAALDSIAACGDVNRNVMCNPNPVESKLHQQAYAVAKELSDHLLPHTRAYAEIWLDEEKLLDTETHEPVYGKTYLPRKFKMAVSVPPDNDVDVYTNDLGFVAVAEQGELIGFNLVAGGGMGSTHGDVDTFPRLADDFGFIKTNDVIKFAEAVMTVQRDWGNRVVRKRARLKYTIVDHGYDAFKAEVEKRAGVKFEPKRDVVIGDRGDRYGWVEGIDNKWHLTLFIESGRIKDTPGKTLQTGLREIAKIHKGDFRMTSNQNMIIAGVAAEDKAEIEALARKHGLLGEVLSTTRGHSIACVALPTCSLAMAEAERYFPEFIDHIDALQQKHGIAEQAIVVRMTGCPNGCARPFAAEIGLVGKAPGRYNLYLGASFEGTRLNKMYKENIQEAEILSELDSLFGRYAAERDAGETFGNFTVRIGVVKAVNDAAKDFHG from the coding sequence ATGAGTGAGCAAAAGTTAGCAATAAACGAATATTTAAAAACCGACAGTAATTATCTGCGCGGGACTATCCAAGAAGGTCTAGACACCCAAGTAACCGGATCATTTAGTGATGGCGATCAGCAATTAATTAAATTCCATGGCTTTTATCAGCAAGATGACCGTGACTTACGTAACGAACGTAAAGAGCAAAAACTAGAGCCTTTATATAGCTTTATGCTACGTGCTCGTGTGCCGGGTGGTATTTGTTCTCCTGCACAGTGGTTAGATGTGGATAAAATTTCATCCACCTTAACTACCTCAAATAGTATTCGTTTAACTACGCGTCAAACGTTTCAATATCATGGCATTCCAAAGCGTAACTTAAAAACCTTGATCCAAGGGTTAGACAGAGCTGCGCTGGATTCGATTGCCGCTTGTGGTGACGTTAACCGCAACGTGATGTGTAACCCAAATCCTGTTGAGTCTAAGCTGCATCAACAAGCTTACGCCGTGGCTAAAGAGTTATCTGATCATCTTCTTCCGCATACGCGCGCTTATGCAGAAATCTGGTTAGATGAAGAAAAGCTACTCGACACCGAAACCCATGAACCGGTTTATGGCAAAACCTACTTGCCACGTAAGTTCAAAATGGCTGTGTCAGTGCCGCCAGATAACGATGTTGACGTGTATACCAATGACTTAGGCTTTGTGGCCGTTGCAGAACAAGGCGAGCTAATTGGCTTTAACTTAGTCGCAGGTGGCGGCATGGGCTCAACCCATGGTGATGTTGATACTTTCCCGCGCTTAGCAGATGACTTTGGATTTATTAAAACCAATGATGTGATCAAATTTGCTGAAGCCGTAATGACAGTACAGCGTGACTGGGGTAACCGTGTGGTGCGAAAACGCGCCCGTTTAAAATACACCATAGTTGACCACGGTTATGATGCCTTTAAAGCTGAAGTTGAAAAACGTGCGGGAGTTAAATTTGAGCCCAAGCGTGACGTGGTGATTGGTGACCGTGGCGATCGTTATGGCTGGGTAGAAGGGATCGACAATAAGTGGCATTTAACCTTATTCATTGAAAGCGGCCGTATTAAAGATACTCCAGGTAAAACCTTACAAACCGGTTTACGTGAAATTGCCAAGATCCACAAAGGTGATTTCCGTATGACCTCTAATCAAAACATGATTATTGCCGGTGTGGCAGCAGAAGATAAAGCTGAAATTGAAGCTTTAGCCCGTAAGCATGGTTTGTTAGGTGAGGTGTTATCGACAACGCGTGGTCACTCTATCGCTTGTGTTGCACTACCTACCTGTTCGTTGGCTATGGCTGAAGCCGAGCGTTACTTCCCTGAGTTTATCGACCATATCGATGCACTACAGCAAAAGCATGGCATTGCCGAGCAAGCAATTGTGGTGCGTATGACAGGTTGTCCGAATGGTTGTGCCCGTCCTTTTGCGGCTGAAATTGGTTTAGTGGGTAAAGCGCCAGGGCGTTACAACTTGTATTTAGGGGCGAGTTTTGAAGGTACTCGATTAAACAAAATGTACAAAGAAAATATCCAAGAAGCTGAGATTTTATCAGAGTTGGATAGTTTATTTGGTCGTTATGCCGCAGAGCGCGACGCCGGTGAAACCTTTGGTAACTTCACTGTGCGTATAGGCGTTGTAAAAGCGGTTAACGATGCAGCTAAGGACTTTCATGGGTGA
- a CDS encoding phosphoadenylyl-sulfate reductase, with protein MVQVATATAQTSISPEQLVQLLRAPKEVQQVELDSINQFLSGLTAQQRVAWGLAFLPGEHALSSSFGIQGAVMLHLVTQVQADIPVILTDTGYLFPETYQFIDELTQRLKLNLQVYRAEQTAAWQEARFGKLWEQGIDGLEQYNRINKVEPMQRALVELNVGTWFAGLRRSQASTREALPILAIHGNRFKLLPIIEWTNKDVHVYLTEHDLPYHPLWEQGYVSVGDTHSSKPLELGMTEEETRFNGLKRECGLHYEI; from the coding sequence ATGGTTCAGGTAGCCACAGCTACAGCCCAAACCTCAATTAGCCCTGAGCAATTAGTTCAATTGCTCAGGGCGCCAAAAGAGGTGCAACAAGTTGAACTGGACTCGATAAACCAGTTTTTATCTGGGCTGACAGCACAGCAACGTGTGGCATGGGGGCTGGCATTTTTGCCGGGCGAGCATGCTTTATCGTCAAGTTTTGGTATTCAAGGTGCAGTGATGCTGCATTTGGTGACTCAGGTACAGGCTGATATTCCAGTTATTTTGACCGATACCGGATATTTGTTTCCAGAAACGTATCAGTTTATTGATGAGTTAACCCAAAGACTGAAGTTAAATTTGCAGGTTTATCGGGCTGAGCAAACTGCTGCTTGGCAAGAGGCAAGATTTGGTAAATTGTGGGAACAAGGCATTGATGGTCTAGAGCAATATAATCGCATCAATAAAGTGGAACCGATGCAGCGTGCATTAGTTGAATTGAATGTCGGCACTTGGTTTGCTGGATTGCGACGCAGCCAAGCCAGTACACGCGAGGCGCTACCTATTTTGGCTATACATGGAAACCGTTTTAAGTTGTTGCCGATTATTGAATGGACCAATAAAGATGTGCATGTTTATTTAACTGAGCATGATCTGCCATACCACCCTTTATGGGAGCAAGGTTATGTTTCTGTGGGCGATACACACTCAAGTAAGCCGTTAGAATTAGGGATGACAGAAGAGGAAACCCGTTTTAATGGTTTAAAACGCGAGTGTGGTTTGCATTATGAAATATAG
- a CDS encoding phospholipase A — translation MKHVLSLCLFTLSTLICSFHVHAEDSLVAERVKDELATSEQPFVITPHKANYILPVTYQTRPNDKPFQEKYPDQDINVDEMEAKFQISFKFPLWYNVFGDNGHLFFAYTNQSYWQVYNKEVSSPFRETNHEPEMFMLFNNDWQIAGLTNSFWGFGVVHQSNGQSDPLSRSWNRIYGNMVFDRGPFALGLKVWWRIPEDEKEFPTDSRGDDNPDINDYMGNFELTGVYGLNDHRFIVLLRNNLSSDNKGAVEFTWSYPIMGNLRVYAQYFNGYGESLIDYNHHNQRFGIGVALNDIL, via the coding sequence ATGAAGCATGTTCTATCACTATGTCTATTTACGTTATCGACGCTAATTTGTAGCTTTCATGTTCATGCCGAAGATTCTTTGGTAGCAGAAAGAGTAAAGGACGAACTCGCCACCTCTGAGCAACCGTTTGTAATTACACCGCATAAAGCCAATTACATTTTGCCAGTCACTTATCAAACTCGCCCGAATGACAAACCTTTTCAAGAAAAGTACCCTGATCAAGATATCAATGTTGATGAAATGGAAGCTAAATTCCAAATCAGCTTTAAATTCCCGCTTTGGTACAATGTGTTTGGCGACAATGGTCATCTGTTTTTTGCTTATACCAATCAGTCATATTGGCAGGTTTACAATAAAGAAGTGTCATCACCATTTAGAGAAACAAATCATGAGCCTGAGATGTTCATGCTTTTCAATAATGATTGGCAAATAGCTGGCTTAACCAATTCTTTTTGGGGCTTTGGTGTGGTACATCAGTCTAATGGTCAATCCGATCCTTTATCGCGTAGTTGGAATCGTATTTATGGAAATATGGTATTTGACCGAGGTCCGTTTGCTTTAGGCTTAAAAGTCTGGTGGCGCATTCCTGAAGACGAAAAAGAGTTTCCAACAGACTCCCGTGGTGACGACAACCCAGATATTAATGACTATATGGGCAATTTTGAATTAACCGGAGTGTATGGCTTAAATGACCATCGGTTTATTGTATTACTTCGCAATAACTTATCTTCTGATAACAAGGGCGCTGTCGAGTTCACTTGGAGCTATCCAATTATGGGGAACTTACGAGTTTATGCACAATACTTTAATGGATATGGTGAAAGTTTGATTGATTATAATCATCACAATCAACGCTTTGGTATTGGTGTTGCGCTCAATGATATTCTTTAA